One Malania oleifera isolate guangnan ecotype guangnan chromosome 9, ASM2987363v1, whole genome shotgun sequence DNA segment encodes these proteins:
- the LOC131164684 gene encoding uncharacterized protein LOC131164684, whose protein sequence is MEGKSSSGAADMMPSASYGFLDLQGSMQLHHPRNPLAQQTSSMMHSQIQDSFNLRAGNIQEPDQPITSLEYCKGERGKNSLSDDEEMNCAEEGIDGRSEVGKGKKGSPWQRVKWTDKMVMLLITAVSYIGEDTASDVTGGGRRKACLLQKKGKWKTVSKVMAERDYYVSPQQCEDKFNDLNKRYKRLNDILGRGTSCKVVENPALLDLMDLSEKCKEDVRKILSSKHLFYEQMCSYHNGNCLHLPHDPDLQRSLQLALRSKDDCEPHELRRHKVDDFDNEDQDAETDDHDDEMEEDRALYKDNAGTFSFPGAYAKKIKQGEDYEEGFGNAVNFLDCTKRSDLYPQNDCTNVDQGFPESNKADWSQEQWMLCRPLQLEEKKLQIQAQMLELEKQRFLWLRFSRKHDRELDKMRLENECLKLENERIELELKQMEMNATYG, encoded by the coding sequence ATGGAAGGAAAATCATCATCGGGTGCCGCTGATATGATGCCAAGCGCTTCTTATGGTTTTCTAGACTTGCAGGGATCTATGCAACTTCATCACCCGCGAAACCCACTAGCGCAACAGACTTCTTCTATGATGCATTCCCAAATCCAAGACTCTTTCAATCTCAGGGCAGGGAACATACAAGAACCTGATCAACCTATTACATCTCTTGAATACTGTAAGGGCGAGAGGGGGAAGAACTCATTGAGTGATGATGAGGAGATGAATTGTGCAGAAGAAGGCATTGATGGGCGTAGTGAAGTGGGAAAGGGGAAAAAGGGTTCCCCGTGGCAGCGAGTGAAGTGGACTGATAAAATGGTGATGCTTTTGATTACTGCTGTTTCTTATATTGGAGAGGATACTGCTTCCGATGTCACTGGTGGGGGAAGGCGGAAGGCTTGTCTATTGCAAAAGAAGGGGAAATGGAAAACTGTTTCAAAGGTGATGGCCGAGAGGGACTATTATGTATCACCTCAACAATGCGAGGACAAGTTTAATGATTTGAACAAAAGGTATAAGAGACTTAATGATATTCTTGGGAGAGGCACTTCCTGCAAGGTTGTTGAGAACCCTGCACTTTTAGACTTGATGGACCTATCTGAGAAATGTAAGGAGGATGTGAGAAAGATACTTAGCTCAAAACATCTGTTTTATGAGCAAATGTGCTCATACCACAATGGAAATTGTTTGCATCTTCCTCATGATCCTGACCTCCAACGATCCTTGCAGTTGGCTCTTAGAAGTAAAGATGATTGTGAACCGCATGAGTTGAGGCGGCACAAAGTTGATGACTTTGATAATGAGGATCAAGATGCTGAAACTGATGATCATGATGATGAAATGGAGGAGGATCGTGCTTTGTATAAGGATAATGCTGGCACGTTCAGTTTTCCAGGAGCTTATGCAAAAAAGATTAAACAAGGGGAGGATTATGAAGAGGGTTTTggaaatgctgttaattttttgGACTGTACTAAAAGATCTGATTTATATCCCCAGAATGATTGCACCAATGTGGATCAAGGTTTCCCTGAGAGTAACAAGGCAGATTGGTCACAGGAGCAATGGATGTTATGTCGCCCACTGCAGTTGGAAGAGAAGAAGTTACAGATACAGGCACAGATGCTTGAGTTGGAGAAACAGCGGTTCTTGTGGCTTAGGTTTAGCAGGAAACATGACAGGGAACTGGATAAGATGAGGTTGGAAAATGAGTGCCTAAAGCTTGAAAATGAGCGCATTGAATTAGAACTTAAGCAGATGGAAATGAATGCCACTTATGGCTGA